A window of the Amycolatopsis solani genome harbors these coding sequences:
- a CDS encoding EamA family transporter → MPARDRLLAVLVAVLWGLNFLAIHATLGQFPPVFAGALRFAVIAVPTILFVPWPKVKVRHLLGYGLGFGTGQFAFLFIAMDTGMPTGLASLVLQASAPFTVLLGAVFLRERVTPHQLAGIALAVAGMVAIAWQQSGHAALLPMVLTLLGALSWAFGNLSTRRAEPDNPLHFTLWMSVVPPLPMFALSLVMEGPAAQWRSLTTLGTPTGLTALGGLTYVVLIGTVVGSGLWTTLMRRNPAGVVSPFSLLVPVVGLSASFVFLGERPTGLEIGAAAVVIAGVLLGSLRFTRKPAPELVTV, encoded by the coding sequence ATGCCCGCTCGTGACCGCCTGCTCGCCGTGCTCGTCGCCGTCCTCTGGGGACTCAACTTCCTCGCCATCCACGCCACGCTCGGCCAGTTCCCGCCGGTGTTCGCGGGCGCGCTGCGGTTCGCCGTCATCGCCGTGCCGACGATCCTGTTCGTGCCGTGGCCGAAGGTGAAGGTGCGGCACCTGCTCGGTTACGGCCTCGGCTTCGGCACCGGGCAGTTCGCGTTCCTGTTCATCGCGATGGACACCGGGATGCCGACCGGGCTCGCGTCGCTGGTGCTGCAGGCGTCGGCGCCGTTCACGGTGCTGCTCGGCGCCGTCTTCCTGCGTGAACGCGTCACGCCGCACCAGCTGGCCGGCATCGCGCTGGCCGTCGCCGGGATGGTTGCGATCGCGTGGCAGCAGTCCGGGCACGCCGCCCTGCTACCCATGGTGCTGACCCTGCTGGGCGCGCTGAGCTGGGCGTTCGGCAACCTGAGCACGCGCCGGGCCGAGCCGGACAACCCACTGCACTTCACGCTGTGGATGTCGGTGGTGCCGCCGCTGCCGATGTTCGCGCTCTCGCTGGTCATGGAGGGCCCGGCCGCGCAGTGGCGTTCGCTGACCACGCTCGGCACCCCGACCGGGCTGACCGCGCTCGGCGGCCTGACCTACGTCGTGCTGATCGGCACCGTCGTCGGGTCGGGGCTGTGGACGACGCTGATGCGGCGCAACCCGGCCGGCGTCGTGTCGCCGTTCTCGCTGCTGGTGCCGGTGGTCGGGCTGTCGGCCTCGTTCGTCTTCCTCGGCGAACGGCCGACCGGCCTGGAGATCGGCGCGGCCGCCGTCGTGATCGCCGGGGTGCTGCTGGGCTCGCTGCGGTTCACGCGCAAGCCCGCACCGGAGCTGGTGACGGTCTAG
- a CDS encoding LysR family transcriptional regulator, giving the protein MDLGRLRTLREFADRGSVTAAARALHCTPSAVSQQLRALQGEVGLPLTEPAGRGLRLTDAGRALVARADEVLAALERAESELDTYRSAPRGRVRLAIFQSAGLMLLPGLLTRVAGYDGLEVDVRDVDMTPPEVPGLVADYDVVVAHRDEHAPEFDAGRLDVVPLLREPLDVALPVGHRLAAKRRVELAELADERWIGVDHGFPVDDVLRSLTIRTGVRPVVVQRINDFRITERLVAAGHGIALVPRYTIDTRRGSGLVSRPLAGIRAARLVEAVCRTGALQRPAVAKVIEELAAEVAQLTRS; this is encoded by the coding sequence GTGGATCTGGGCCGGTTGCGCACCCTGCGCGAGTTCGCCGACCGCGGGAGCGTGACGGCGGCCGCGCGGGCGTTGCACTGCACGCCGTCAGCCGTCTCGCAGCAGTTGCGCGCGCTGCAGGGCGAGGTCGGGCTGCCGCTCACCGAGCCGGCCGGCCGCGGGCTGCGGCTGACCGACGCGGGCCGCGCGCTGGTCGCCCGCGCCGACGAGGTGCTGGCCGCGCTCGAGCGCGCCGAGTCCGAATTGGACACCTACCGCAGCGCGCCGCGCGGGCGGGTGCGGCTCGCGATCTTCCAGTCGGCCGGGCTGATGCTGCTGCCCGGGCTGCTGACCCGCGTCGCCGGCTACGACGGCCTGGAGGTCGACGTCCGGGACGTCGACATGACCCCGCCCGAGGTGCCGGGCCTGGTCGCGGACTACGACGTCGTCGTGGCGCACCGCGACGAGCACGCGCCGGAGTTCGACGCCGGCCGCCTCGACGTCGTGCCGCTGCTGCGGGAGCCGCTCGACGTCGCGCTGCCGGTCGGGCACCGGCTGGCGGCCAAGCGGCGCGTGGAGCTGGCGGAGCTGGCCGACGAACGCTGGATCGGCGTCGACCACGGCTTCCCGGTGGACGACGTGCTGCGCTCGCTGACCATCCGCACCGGCGTGCGGCCGGTGGTCGTCCAGCGGATCAACGACTTCCGGATCACCGAGCGGCTGGTCGCGGCGGGCCACGGCATCGCGCTGGTGCCCCGCTACACGATCGACACCCGCCGCGGCAGCGGGCTGGTCAGCAGGCCGCTGGCCGGCATCCGCGCGGCGCGGCTCGTGGAGGCGGTGTGCCGGACGGGCGCGCTGCAACGCCCGGCGGTGGCGAAGGTGATCGAGGAGCTGGCCGCGGAGGTCGCCCAGCTCACCAGGTCGTGA
- a CDS encoding TetR/AcrR family transcriptional regulator yields METQAAATTPRGKRTRDAIVEAAAGLMYVDGVAGTSVDKVLAASGAGKSQMYHYFKNKEQLVAAVIDRYLEQVLANQPAIFTLSSWADLETWTEQLLDVHRRAGGPIACPLGNLAGEVGDNPQLAPLVDQAYRTWESHLERGLTTLRDNGELTADADPARLAQAAMTSVHGGLLLAHIRHDLTALEDALGIALTYLRSHARS; encoded by the coding sequence ATGGAGACGCAAGCGGCCGCCACGACCCCGCGCGGGAAACGGACGCGGGACGCGATCGTCGAGGCGGCGGCGGGACTGATGTACGTCGACGGCGTCGCGGGCACGAGCGTCGACAAGGTGCTCGCCGCGAGCGGGGCCGGGAAATCGCAGATGTACCACTACTTCAAGAACAAGGAGCAGCTGGTCGCGGCCGTGATCGACCGGTACCTCGAGCAGGTGCTGGCCAACCAGCCGGCGATCTTCACGCTCTCCTCGTGGGCCGATCTCGAGACCTGGACCGAGCAACTGCTGGACGTCCACCGCCGCGCGGGCGGGCCGATCGCGTGCCCGCTGGGCAACCTCGCCGGCGAAGTGGGCGACAACCCTCAGCTCGCGCCATTGGTCGACCAGGCTTACCGGACGTGGGAATCCCACCTGGAGCGCGGGCTGACCACGTTGCGGGACAACGGAGAACTGACCGCGGACGCCGACCCGGCGCGGCTGGCGCAGGCGGCGATGACGTCCGTCCACGGTGGACTGTTGCTGGCCCACATCCGGCACGACCTCACGGCACTGGAGGACGCGCTCGGGATCGCGCTCACCTACCTGCGTTCCCACGCCCGGTCGTGA
- a CDS encoding peroxiredoxin-like family protein: protein MTLNNDLSDVNAHARGALPPEIFEVLEAGRRQAAATKFAEVGDKIDDFTLPGADGVPVSLGALVADGPAVLVFYRGQWCPYCNLTLRTYQRELLPELGRSGASLVAISPQKADGPLPDLEFPVLSDVGSTVARGLGLSYPVSAEVRAAMQALGTDLEQVNGAWELVHPAVVVVDRDRRLRFVDVHPDFVTRTEPADILKSL, encoded by the coding sequence ATGACGCTCAACAACGACCTTTCCGACGTCAACGCGCACGCCCGCGGGGCGCTGCCGCCGGAGATCTTCGAGGTCCTGGAAGCGGGCCGGCGCCAGGCGGCCGCGACGAAGTTCGCCGAGGTGGGCGACAAGATCGACGACTTCACGCTGCCGGGGGCCGATGGCGTGCCGGTGAGCCTGGGCGCGCTCGTCGCCGACGGGCCGGCGGTGCTCGTGTTCTACCGCGGCCAGTGGTGCCCGTACTGCAACCTGACGCTGCGCACGTACCAGCGGGAACTGCTGCCGGAGCTGGGCCGGTCCGGCGCGAGCCTGGTCGCCATCAGCCCACAGAAGGCCGACGGCCCCCTCCCGGACCTGGAGTTCCCGGTGCTCTCGGACGTCGGCAGCACCGTCGCGCGCGGGCTCGGGCTGAGCTATCCGGTGTCCGCCGAGGTCCGGGCGGCGATGCAGGCGCTCGGCACGGACCTCGAGCAGGTCAACGGCGCCTGGGAGCTGGTCCACCCGGCCGTCGTCGTGGTCGACCGGGACCGGCGGCTCCGGTTCGTCGACGTCCACCCGGACTTCGTGACCCGGACCGAGCCGGCGGACATCCTCAAGTCGCTTTAG
- a CDS encoding DedA family protein, giving the protein MDATTAGLLVLFVVSLVPLLPTEVTILGMGVAAAQGGTSLALVIAVASAGCLVSDQALYALGRFGGRAALDRLSRRRKIAAGIGWFDGRLQRHPRPVLVAARWLPSGGTIGALLAGSLRWPAAEFFTASAVGVTLWTSYVALLGYAGGQIITEPGISMLLSLGVALVLGSAITYGVKRGAKAT; this is encoded by the coding sequence GTGGACGCGACTACGGCGGGATTGCTGGTGCTGTTCGTCGTCTCGCTGGTGCCGCTGCTGCCCACCGAGGTGACGATCCTCGGGATGGGCGTCGCGGCGGCGCAGGGCGGGACGTCGCTGGCGCTGGTGATCGCCGTGGCCTCGGCCGGGTGCCTGGTCTCGGACCAGGCGCTCTACGCACTCGGCCGGTTCGGTGGCCGGGCGGCGCTGGACCGGCTGAGCCGGCGGCGGAAGATCGCCGCCGGCATCGGCTGGTTCGACGGACGGCTGCAGCGCCACCCCCGGCCGGTGCTCGTGGCCGCCCGCTGGCTGCCGTCGGGCGGGACGATCGGCGCGCTCCTCGCCGGCTCCCTCCGGTGGCCGGCGGCGGAGTTCTTCACCGCGTCGGCCGTCGGCGTCACGCTCTGGACGTCGTACGTCGCCCTCCTCGGCTACGCGGGCGGCCAGATCATCACCGAACCCGGGATCAGCATGCTGCTCTCCCTGGGCGTCGCCCTGGTCCTGGGTTCGGCGATCACCTACGGCGTGAAACGCGGCGCTAAAGCGACTTGA
- the leuA gene encoding 2-isopropylmalate synthase: MSKIRKPSRPAPADQPAWNTQRGTSMPVHRYRPWYDLVENIDLPDRTWPAKRIERAPLWCAVDLRDGNQALIDPMSPARKRKFFDLLVRMGYKEIEVGFPAASQTDFDFVREIIEEHAIPDDVSIQVLTQCRPELIERTFKSLEGAPRAIVHIYNSTSILQRRVVFREEREGIKKIATQAAEMVVELAEKQPDTDFRFQYSPESYTGTELSYALEVCDAVTEIWQPTPEKPVILNLPATVEMASPNVYADSIEWMSRNLARRDSVILSLHPHNDRGTGIAAAELGFQAGADRIEGCLFGNGERTGNVDLVALGMNLYSQGIDPQIDFSDMDEIKRTVEYCNQLPVAERSPWGGDLVFTAFSGSHQDAINKGLDALKDAADKAGVPVEEYPWEVPYLPIDPKDVGRTYEAVIRVNSQSGKGGVAYIMKAEHQLDLPRRLQIEFSKVIQRHTDSEGGEVDPTTMWNAFSAEYLELKTPLELVRQHVRDNGDGEYDITATVRVEGDEHEVTGRGNGPIAAFFDALSTVGFDLRLLDYSEHTLSPGDDARAASYIECAISDRVFWGIGVDPSIVTASLRAVVSAVNRANR; this comes from the coding sequence ATGAGCAAGATCCGCAAGCCCTCTCGTCCCGCGCCCGCTGACCAGCCCGCTTGGAACACCCAGCGCGGCACGTCCATGCCGGTCCACCGCTACCGCCCCTGGTACGACCTCGTCGAGAACATCGACCTGCCCGACCGCACCTGGCCCGCCAAGCGCATCGAGCGCGCGCCGCTGTGGTGCGCCGTCGACCTGCGGGACGGCAACCAGGCCCTGATCGACCCGATGTCGCCCGCGCGCAAGCGGAAGTTCTTCGACCTGCTCGTGCGCATGGGCTACAAGGAGATCGAGGTCGGGTTCCCGGCCGCGTCGCAGACCGACTTCGACTTCGTCCGCGAGATCATCGAAGAGCACGCCATCCCGGACGACGTCAGCATCCAGGTGCTGACCCAGTGCCGCCCGGAGCTGATCGAGCGGACCTTCAAGTCCCTCGAAGGCGCGCCGCGCGCGATCGTCCACATCTACAACTCGACGTCGATCCTGCAGCGCCGCGTGGTGTTCCGCGAGGAGCGCGAGGGCATCAAGAAGATCGCGACGCAGGCCGCCGAAATGGTCGTCGAGCTGGCCGAAAAGCAGCCCGACACCGACTTCCGGTTCCAGTACTCGCCGGAGTCCTACACCGGCACCGAGCTGTCCTACGCGCTCGAGGTCTGCGACGCCGTCACCGAGATCTGGCAGCCGACGCCGGAGAAGCCGGTGATCCTGAACCTGCCGGCGACCGTCGAGATGGCGTCGCCGAACGTCTACGCCGACTCGATCGAGTGGATGAGCCGTAACCTGGCCCGCCGCGACTCGGTCATCCTGTCGCTGCACCCGCACAACGACCGCGGAACCGGCATCGCCGCCGCCGAGCTGGGCTTCCAGGCCGGCGCCGACCGGATCGAAGGCTGCCTGTTCGGCAACGGCGAGCGCACCGGCAACGTCGACCTGGTCGCGCTGGGCATGAACCTCTACAGCCAGGGCATCGACCCGCAGATCGACTTCTCGGACATGGACGAGATCAAGCGGACGGTCGAGTACTGCAACCAGCTGCCGGTGGCCGAGCGCTCGCCGTGGGGTGGCGACCTGGTGTTCACCGCGTTCTCCGGCAGCCACCAGGACGCGATCAACAAGGGCCTCGACGCACTGAAGGACGCCGCCGACAAGGCGGGCGTACCGGTCGAGGAGTACCCGTGGGAGGTCCCGTACCTGCCGATCGACCCGAAGGACGTCGGCCGCACGTACGAGGCCGTCATCCGGGTGAACTCGCAGTCCGGCAAGGGCGGCGTCGCCTACATCATGAAGGCCGAGCACCAGCTCGACCTGCCGCGGCGCCTGCAGATCGAGTTCTCGAAGGTCATCCAGCGCCACACCGACTCCGAGGGCGGCGAGGTCGACCCGACGACGATGTGGAACGCGTTCTCGGCCGAGTACCTGGAGCTGAAGACGCCGCTGGAGCTGGTCCGCCAGCACGTCCGCGACAACGGCGACGGCGAGTACGACATCACCGCGACCGTCCGCGTCGAGGGGGACGAGCACGAGGTCACCGGCCGCGGCAACGGCCCGATCGCGGCGTTCTTCGACGCGCTGTCCACGGTGGGCTTCGACCTGCGGCTGCTGGACTACAGCGAGCACACGCTCTCGCCGGGCGACGACGCGCGCGCCGCGTCGTACATCGAGTGCGCGATCTCGGACCGGGTGTTCTGGGGCATCGGCGTCGACCCGTCGATCGTGACGGCGTCGCTGCGCGCGGTCGTGTCGGCGGTGAACCGCGCCAACCGCTGA
- a CDS encoding nitroreductase family protein → MRKPAVTSVPIATLMAERWSPRAYDESAVVTPEQVRALLEAARWAPSFGNTQPARYLVGVRGTPAFDAILATLNSGNRAWAHRAGLLLIGVVVTTNEKGSVPYAEYGLGLASENLVLQAVELGLVAHQMAGFSAAEASAAFSLPAEAVPKVAIAVGSPASPEVLAEDWRIEREKAERVRVPLEEFAFTDRWGKPAL, encoded by the coding sequence GTGCGAAAGCCAGCTGTGACGAGCGTCCCGATCGCGACCCTGATGGCCGAACGGTGGAGCCCGCGAGCCTACGACGAGTCGGCCGTGGTCACCCCGGAGCAGGTCCGCGCCCTGCTGGAAGCGGCCCGCTGGGCCCCGTCGTTCGGCAACACCCAGCCGGCCCGGTACCTGGTGGGCGTCCGCGGGACACCGGCGTTCGACGCGATCCTGGCGACGCTGAATTCGGGCAACCGCGCGTGGGCGCACCGAGCGGGGCTGCTGCTGATCGGCGTGGTGGTGACGACGAACGAAAAGGGCTCGGTGCCGTACGCCGAGTACGGGCTCGGGCTGGCTTCGGAGAACCTCGTGCTGCAGGCGGTGGAGCTGGGGTTGGTCGCGCACCAGATGGCGGGGTTCTCGGCTGCCGAGGCGAGTGCCGCGTTCTCACTGCCGGCCGAAGCGGTCCCGAAGGTGGCGATCGCGGTGGGGTCGCCGGCTTCGCCGGAGGTGCTGGCGGAGGACTGGCGGATCGAGCGCGAGAAGGCCGAGCGGGTGCGGGTGCCGCTGGAGGAGTTCGCGTTCACGGATCGGTGGGGCAAGCCGGCACTGTAA